One part of the Solea solea chromosome 1, fSolSol10.1, whole genome shotgun sequence genome encodes these proteins:
- the LOC131465595 gene encoding phosphatidylinositol 4-phosphate 5-kinase type-1 gamma-like isoform X1 → MEERTAETGDEGTASAALAAGLTIQLDQGDSDSTKKSQTTEMPSPFGLGAAHEKKIGHRRIDASGETTYKKTTSSALKGAIQLGIGYTVGNLSSKPERDVLMQDFYVVESIFFPNEGSNLTPAHHFPDFRFKTYAPVAFRYFRELFGIRPDDYLYSLCNEALIELTNPGASGSIFYVTRDDEFIVKTVQHKEAEFLQKLLPGYYMNLNQNPRTLLPKFFGLYCVQSGGKNIRVVVMNNILPRSVRMHLKFDLKGSTYKRRASKKEREKSKPTFKDLDFMSDVPEGLILDQDTYSALVKTLQRDCLVLESFKIMDYSLLLGVHNKTQAEREYQSQGSPAGGGDEKRPAAQRALYSTAMESIQGSSTCRDTLDHDDSMGGIPAVSSKGERLLLFIGIIDILQSYRLSKKLEHSWKSLIHDGDTVSVHRPGFYAERFYKFCSAIVFKKSSSLRSSPSKRGRGALSMSKSGAGPSSSGQRPSLSEEMQENLENLRGARGFPTLEENGRDPPCTPPSFEDATTASIATTLSSNNSLPTTPFDTPEHPRFRRQMNSPNVVRSQKEIVEVHEEKQDTITVEVELSEIPKSTELTQITEMTSPDHQPLSPSSAYSSSTLPPSFVPSSSAAASAARSSSTRSPSICPSTKPLTSPTAARPPAQSQTTAEITLPTSANASTLPPASAFTPICPDSPRASSHSSSRHVPLTPPSSASPSSQAPQQAPRPSCNQLSLSSSHNSLEGEVQVSDIYFYADGRYWVYSPVLGRRKLNSSSSYNTQEDRSWVYSPLHYSSESRRGSDGESET, encoded by the exons atggaggagaggactGCGGAAACCGGGGATGAGGGGACAGCGAGCGCGGCTCTGGCTGCCGGCCTCACCATCCAGCTCGACCAGGGAGACTCCG ATTCAACCAAGAAGTCTCAGACAACAGAG ATGCCGTCCCCATTTGGACTGGGCGCCGCTCATGAGAAGAAGATTGGCCACAGGAGGATTGATGCCTCTGGAGAGACAACATACAAGAAG ACAACCTCCTCTGCCTTGAAAGGAGCCATCCAGCTGGGTATTGGCTACACGGTTGGCAACCTCAGCTCCAAGCCTGAGAGAGATGTGCTGATGCAAGACTTCTATGTGGTTGAAAGCATCTTCTTCCCCAA TGAAGGCAGCAACCTCACACCGGCCCACCACTTCCCAGACTTCAGGTTTAAAACCTACGCTCCTGTGGCCTTCCGCTATTTCAGGGAGCTGTTTGGAATTCGACCTGACGACTACCTG TATTCTCTGTGTAACGAGGCACTTATCGAGTTGACCAATCCAGGAGCAAGTGGCTCCATATTCTACGTTACCCGTGACGACGAGTTCATCGTCAAAACTGTGCAGCACAAGGAAGCTGAGTTTCTACAGAAATTACTCCCTGGATACTATATG AACTTGAACCAGAACCCCCGAACCTTGCTGCCAAAATTCTTTGGCCTCTACTGCGTCCAGAGTGGAGGAAAGAACATCAGGGTCGTTGTGATGAACAATATCTTGCCACGCTCGGTGCGCATGCACCTCAAGTTCGACCTGAAGGGCTCCACGTACAAGAGGAGAGCGTCcaagaaggaaagagagaagtCCAAACCCACCTTTAAAGACTTGGACTTTATGAGCGACGTCCCTGAAGGCCTGATTTTGGACCAGGACACGTACAGTGCTCTGgtgaaaacactgcagagagACTGTTTG GTTCTGGAGAGTTTTAAGATCATGGACTACAGTTTGCTGCTTGGAGTCCACAACAAAACCCAAGCAGAAAGAGAATATCAGTCCCAGGGTTCACCTGCAGGCGGCGGGGATGAAAAGAGGCCTGCAGCCCAGAGAGCTCTGTATTCCACCGCTATGGAGTCTATACAGGGAAGCTCCACCTGCAGAGACACGCTTGACCACGATGACTC CATGGGTGGTATTCCAGCTGTGAGCAGTAAGGGAGAGCGCCTCCTGCTGTTCATCGGGATTATTGATATTCTGCAGTCCTACAG ACTGAGTAAGAAACTGGAGCACTCTTGGAAATCTCTTATCCATGATGGG GACACAGTGTCCGTTCACAGGCCTGGTTTCTACGCTGAGAGGTTCTACAAATTCTGTAGCGCCATTGTGTTCAAGAAGAGCAGCT CACTGCGATCCTCTCCGTCTAAGAGGGGCAGAGGGGCTCTGTCCATGTCCAAGTCCGGCGCTGGACCCAGTTCATCTGGACAACGACCCTCACTGAGTGAAGAGATGCAGGAAAACTTGGAGAACCTACGAGGAGCTCGCGGCTTCCCCACACTGGAGGAAAATG GGAGAGACCCACCCTGCACTCCTCCTTCATTTGAAGATGCCACCACGGCGTCTATTGCCACCACGCTTTCTTCGAACAACTCCTTACCCACCACCCCCTTCGATACACCAGAGCACCCGCGCTTCAGGAGACAGATGAATTCCCCAAATGTGGTCAG GTCACAAAAAGAGATAGTTGAGGTGCATGAGGAAAAGCAGGACACCATAACAGTGGAGGTGGAACTAAG CGAAATCCCCAAGAGCACGGAGCTCACACAGATAACAGAGATGACCTCTCCTGATCATCAGCCCCTTAGTCCGTCCTCAGcctactcctcctccaccctccctccttcctttgtTCCTTCCTCCTCCGCTGCCGCATCAGCCGCGAGGTCATCGTCCACACGTTCGCCGTCCATCTGTCCGTCCACCAAACCGCTCACCTCTCCCACAGCTGCTCGGCCTCCCGCGCAGTCTCAGACAACTGCCGAAATCACACTTCCCACCTCGGCGAACGCTTCCACGCTCCCTCCCGCCTCAGCGTTTACTCCCATCTGCCCTGACTCTCCTCGTGCCTCCTCCCACAGCTCCTCTCGCCACGTCCCGCTCacacctccctcctctgcttctccGAGCTCCCAGGCTCCTCAGCAGGCCCCACGCCCGTCGTGCAATCAGCTGTCTTTGTCCAGCAGCCACAACTCATTGGAAGGAGAGGTGCAAGTGTCTGACATCTACTTT TATGCAGATGGCAGATATTGGGTGTACTCTCCAGTTCTTGGTCGCCGTAAGCTAAACTCTAGCTCAAGTTACAAT ACTCAGGAGGACCGGAGCTGGGTGTACTCTCCTCTGCACTACAGCTCAGAGTCCAGACGGGGCTCCGATGGGGAGAGCGAGACA TAA
- the LOC131465595 gene encoding phosphatidylinositol 4-phosphate 5-kinase type-1 gamma-like isoform X2, with the protein MEERTAETGDEGTASAALAAGLTIQLDQGDSDSTKKSQTTEMPSPFGLGAAHEKKIGHRRIDASGETTYKKTTSSALKGAIQLGIGYTVGNLSSKPERDVLMQDFYVVESIFFPNEGSNLTPAHHFPDFRFKTYAPVAFRYFRELFGIRPDDYLYSLCNEALIELTNPGASGSIFYVTRDDEFIVKTVQHKEAEFLQKLLPGYYMNLNQNPRTLLPKFFGLYCVQSGGKNIRVVVMNNILPRSVRMHLKFDLKGSTYKRRASKKEREKSKPTFKDLDFMSDVPEGLILDQDTYSALVKTLQRDCLVLESFKIMDYSLLLGVHNKTQAEREYQSQGSPAGGGDEKRPAAQRALYSTAMESIQGSSTCRDTLDHDDSMGGIPAVSSKGERLLLFIGIIDILQSYRLSKKLEHSWKSLIHDGDTVSVHRPGFYAERFYKFCSAIVFKKSSSLRSSPSKRGRGALSMSKSGAGPSSSGQRPSLSEEMQENLENLRGARGFPTLEENGRDPPCTPPSFEDATTASIATTLSSNNSLPTTPFDTPEHPRFRRQMNSPNVVRSQKEIVEVHEEKQDTITVEVELSEIPKSTELTQITEMTSPDHQPLSPSSAYSSSTLPPSFVPSSSAAASAARSSSTRSPSICPSTKPLTSPTAARPPAQSQTTAEITLPTSANASTLPPASAFTPICPDSPRASSHSSSRHVPLTPPSSASPSSQAPQQAPRPSCNQLSLSSSHNSLEGEVQVSDIYFTQEDRSWVYSPLHYSSESRRGSDGESET; encoded by the exons atggaggagaggactGCGGAAACCGGGGATGAGGGGACAGCGAGCGCGGCTCTGGCTGCCGGCCTCACCATCCAGCTCGACCAGGGAGACTCCG ATTCAACCAAGAAGTCTCAGACAACAGAG ATGCCGTCCCCATTTGGACTGGGCGCCGCTCATGAGAAGAAGATTGGCCACAGGAGGATTGATGCCTCTGGAGAGACAACATACAAGAAG ACAACCTCCTCTGCCTTGAAAGGAGCCATCCAGCTGGGTATTGGCTACACGGTTGGCAACCTCAGCTCCAAGCCTGAGAGAGATGTGCTGATGCAAGACTTCTATGTGGTTGAAAGCATCTTCTTCCCCAA TGAAGGCAGCAACCTCACACCGGCCCACCACTTCCCAGACTTCAGGTTTAAAACCTACGCTCCTGTGGCCTTCCGCTATTTCAGGGAGCTGTTTGGAATTCGACCTGACGACTACCTG TATTCTCTGTGTAACGAGGCACTTATCGAGTTGACCAATCCAGGAGCAAGTGGCTCCATATTCTACGTTACCCGTGACGACGAGTTCATCGTCAAAACTGTGCAGCACAAGGAAGCTGAGTTTCTACAGAAATTACTCCCTGGATACTATATG AACTTGAACCAGAACCCCCGAACCTTGCTGCCAAAATTCTTTGGCCTCTACTGCGTCCAGAGTGGAGGAAAGAACATCAGGGTCGTTGTGATGAACAATATCTTGCCACGCTCGGTGCGCATGCACCTCAAGTTCGACCTGAAGGGCTCCACGTACAAGAGGAGAGCGTCcaagaaggaaagagagaagtCCAAACCCACCTTTAAAGACTTGGACTTTATGAGCGACGTCCCTGAAGGCCTGATTTTGGACCAGGACACGTACAGTGCTCTGgtgaaaacactgcagagagACTGTTTG GTTCTGGAGAGTTTTAAGATCATGGACTACAGTTTGCTGCTTGGAGTCCACAACAAAACCCAAGCAGAAAGAGAATATCAGTCCCAGGGTTCACCTGCAGGCGGCGGGGATGAAAAGAGGCCTGCAGCCCAGAGAGCTCTGTATTCCACCGCTATGGAGTCTATACAGGGAAGCTCCACCTGCAGAGACACGCTTGACCACGATGACTC CATGGGTGGTATTCCAGCTGTGAGCAGTAAGGGAGAGCGCCTCCTGCTGTTCATCGGGATTATTGATATTCTGCAGTCCTACAG ACTGAGTAAGAAACTGGAGCACTCTTGGAAATCTCTTATCCATGATGGG GACACAGTGTCCGTTCACAGGCCTGGTTTCTACGCTGAGAGGTTCTACAAATTCTGTAGCGCCATTGTGTTCAAGAAGAGCAGCT CACTGCGATCCTCTCCGTCTAAGAGGGGCAGAGGGGCTCTGTCCATGTCCAAGTCCGGCGCTGGACCCAGTTCATCTGGACAACGACCCTCACTGAGTGAAGAGATGCAGGAAAACTTGGAGAACCTACGAGGAGCTCGCGGCTTCCCCACACTGGAGGAAAATG GGAGAGACCCACCCTGCACTCCTCCTTCATTTGAAGATGCCACCACGGCGTCTATTGCCACCACGCTTTCTTCGAACAACTCCTTACCCACCACCCCCTTCGATACACCAGAGCACCCGCGCTTCAGGAGACAGATGAATTCCCCAAATGTGGTCAG GTCACAAAAAGAGATAGTTGAGGTGCATGAGGAAAAGCAGGACACCATAACAGTGGAGGTGGAACTAAG CGAAATCCCCAAGAGCACGGAGCTCACACAGATAACAGAGATGACCTCTCCTGATCATCAGCCCCTTAGTCCGTCCTCAGcctactcctcctccaccctccctccttcctttgtTCCTTCCTCCTCCGCTGCCGCATCAGCCGCGAGGTCATCGTCCACACGTTCGCCGTCCATCTGTCCGTCCACCAAACCGCTCACCTCTCCCACAGCTGCTCGGCCTCCCGCGCAGTCTCAGACAACTGCCGAAATCACACTTCCCACCTCGGCGAACGCTTCCACGCTCCCTCCCGCCTCAGCGTTTACTCCCATCTGCCCTGACTCTCCTCGTGCCTCCTCCCACAGCTCCTCTCGCCACGTCCCGCTCacacctccctcctctgcttctccGAGCTCCCAGGCTCCTCAGCAGGCCCCACGCCCGTCGTGCAATCAGCTGTCTTTGTCCAGCAGCCACAACTCATTGGAAGGAGAGGTGCAAGTGTCTGACATCTACTTT ACTCAGGAGGACCGGAGCTGGGTGTACTCTCCTCTGCACTACAGCTCAGAGTCCAGACGGGGCTCCGATGGGGAGAGCGAGACA TAA
- the LOC131465595 gene encoding phosphatidylinositol 4-phosphate 5-kinase type-1 gamma-like isoform X3 has translation MPSPFGLGAAHEKKIGHRRIDASGETTYKKTTSSALKGAIQLGIGYTVGNLSSKPERDVLMQDFYVVESIFFPNEGSNLTPAHHFPDFRFKTYAPVAFRYFRELFGIRPDDYLYSLCNEALIELTNPGASGSIFYVTRDDEFIVKTVQHKEAEFLQKLLPGYYMNLNQNPRTLLPKFFGLYCVQSGGKNIRVVVMNNILPRSVRMHLKFDLKGSTYKRRASKKEREKSKPTFKDLDFMSDVPEGLILDQDTYSALVKTLQRDCLVLESFKIMDYSLLLGVHNKTQAEREYQSQGSPAGGGDEKRPAAQRALYSTAMESIQGSSTCRDTLDHDDSMGGIPAVSSKGERLLLFIGIIDILQSYRLSKKLEHSWKSLIHDGDTVSVHRPGFYAERFYKFCSAIVFKKSSSLRSSPSKRGRGALSMSKSGAGPSSSGQRPSLSEEMQENLENLRGARGFPTLEENGRDPPCTPPSFEDATTASIATTLSSNNSLPTTPFDTPEHPRFRRQMNSPNVVRSQKEIVEVHEEKQDTITVEVELSEIPKSTELTQITEMTSPDHQPLSPSSAYSSSTLPPSFVPSSSAAASAARSSSTRSPSICPSTKPLTSPTAARPPAQSQTTAEITLPTSANASTLPPASAFTPICPDSPRASSHSSSRHVPLTPPSSASPSSQAPQQAPRPSCNQLSLSSSHNSLEGEVQVSDIYFYADGRYWVYSPVLGRRKLNSSSSYNTQEDRSWVYSPLHYSSESRRGSDGESET, from the exons ATGCCGTCCCCATTTGGACTGGGCGCCGCTCATGAGAAGAAGATTGGCCACAGGAGGATTGATGCCTCTGGAGAGACAACATACAAGAAG ACAACCTCCTCTGCCTTGAAAGGAGCCATCCAGCTGGGTATTGGCTACACGGTTGGCAACCTCAGCTCCAAGCCTGAGAGAGATGTGCTGATGCAAGACTTCTATGTGGTTGAAAGCATCTTCTTCCCCAA TGAAGGCAGCAACCTCACACCGGCCCACCACTTCCCAGACTTCAGGTTTAAAACCTACGCTCCTGTGGCCTTCCGCTATTTCAGGGAGCTGTTTGGAATTCGACCTGACGACTACCTG TATTCTCTGTGTAACGAGGCACTTATCGAGTTGACCAATCCAGGAGCAAGTGGCTCCATATTCTACGTTACCCGTGACGACGAGTTCATCGTCAAAACTGTGCAGCACAAGGAAGCTGAGTTTCTACAGAAATTACTCCCTGGATACTATATG AACTTGAACCAGAACCCCCGAACCTTGCTGCCAAAATTCTTTGGCCTCTACTGCGTCCAGAGTGGAGGAAAGAACATCAGGGTCGTTGTGATGAACAATATCTTGCCACGCTCGGTGCGCATGCACCTCAAGTTCGACCTGAAGGGCTCCACGTACAAGAGGAGAGCGTCcaagaaggaaagagagaagtCCAAACCCACCTTTAAAGACTTGGACTTTATGAGCGACGTCCCTGAAGGCCTGATTTTGGACCAGGACACGTACAGTGCTCTGgtgaaaacactgcagagagACTGTTTG GTTCTGGAGAGTTTTAAGATCATGGACTACAGTTTGCTGCTTGGAGTCCACAACAAAACCCAAGCAGAAAGAGAATATCAGTCCCAGGGTTCACCTGCAGGCGGCGGGGATGAAAAGAGGCCTGCAGCCCAGAGAGCTCTGTATTCCACCGCTATGGAGTCTATACAGGGAAGCTCCACCTGCAGAGACACGCTTGACCACGATGACTC CATGGGTGGTATTCCAGCTGTGAGCAGTAAGGGAGAGCGCCTCCTGCTGTTCATCGGGATTATTGATATTCTGCAGTCCTACAG ACTGAGTAAGAAACTGGAGCACTCTTGGAAATCTCTTATCCATGATGGG GACACAGTGTCCGTTCACAGGCCTGGTTTCTACGCTGAGAGGTTCTACAAATTCTGTAGCGCCATTGTGTTCAAGAAGAGCAGCT CACTGCGATCCTCTCCGTCTAAGAGGGGCAGAGGGGCTCTGTCCATGTCCAAGTCCGGCGCTGGACCCAGTTCATCTGGACAACGACCCTCACTGAGTGAAGAGATGCAGGAAAACTTGGAGAACCTACGAGGAGCTCGCGGCTTCCCCACACTGGAGGAAAATG GGAGAGACCCACCCTGCACTCCTCCTTCATTTGAAGATGCCACCACGGCGTCTATTGCCACCACGCTTTCTTCGAACAACTCCTTACCCACCACCCCCTTCGATACACCAGAGCACCCGCGCTTCAGGAGACAGATGAATTCCCCAAATGTGGTCAG GTCACAAAAAGAGATAGTTGAGGTGCATGAGGAAAAGCAGGACACCATAACAGTGGAGGTGGAACTAAG CGAAATCCCCAAGAGCACGGAGCTCACACAGATAACAGAGATGACCTCTCCTGATCATCAGCCCCTTAGTCCGTCCTCAGcctactcctcctccaccctccctccttcctttgtTCCTTCCTCCTCCGCTGCCGCATCAGCCGCGAGGTCATCGTCCACACGTTCGCCGTCCATCTGTCCGTCCACCAAACCGCTCACCTCTCCCACAGCTGCTCGGCCTCCCGCGCAGTCTCAGACAACTGCCGAAATCACACTTCCCACCTCGGCGAACGCTTCCACGCTCCCTCCCGCCTCAGCGTTTACTCCCATCTGCCCTGACTCTCCTCGTGCCTCCTCCCACAGCTCCTCTCGCCACGTCCCGCTCacacctccctcctctgcttctccGAGCTCCCAGGCTCCTCAGCAGGCCCCACGCCCGTCGTGCAATCAGCTGTCTTTGTCCAGCAGCCACAACTCATTGGAAGGAGAGGTGCAAGTGTCTGACATCTACTTT TATGCAGATGGCAGATATTGGGTGTACTCTCCAGTTCTTGGTCGCCGTAAGCTAAACTCTAGCTCAAGTTACAAT ACTCAGGAGGACCGGAGCTGGGTGTACTCTCCTCTGCACTACAGCTCAGAGTCCAGACGGGGCTCCGATGGGGAGAGCGAGACA TAA
- the LOC131465595 gene encoding phosphatidylinositol 4-phosphate 5-kinase type-1 gamma-like isoform X4 codes for MEERTAETGDEGTASAALAAGLTIQLDQGDSDSTKKSQTTEMPSPFGLGAAHEKKIGHRRIDASGETTYKKTTSSALKGAIQLGIGYTVGNLSSKPERDVLMQDFYVVESIFFPNEGSNLTPAHHFPDFRFKTYAPVAFRYFRELFGIRPDDYLYSLCNEALIELTNPGASGSIFYVTRDDEFIVKTVQHKEAEFLQKLLPGYYMNLNQNPRTLLPKFFGLYCVQSGGKNIRVVVMNNILPRSVRMHLKFDLKGSTYKRRASKKEREKSKPTFKDLDFMSDVPEGLILDQDTYSALVKTLQRDCLVLESFKIMDYSLLLGVHNKTQAEREYQSQGSPAGGGDEKRPAAQRALYSTAMESIQGSSTCRDTLDHDDSMGGIPAVSSKGERLLLFIGIIDILQSYRLSKKLEHSWKSLIHDGDTVSVHRPGFYAERFYKFCSAIVFKKSSSLRSSPSKRGRGALSMSKSGAGPSSSGQRPSLSEEMQENLENLRGARGFPTLEENGRDPPCTPPSFEDATTASIATTLSSNNSLPTTPFDTPEHPRFRRQMNSPNVVRSQKEIVEVHEEKQDTITVEVELSEIPKSTELTQITEMTSPDHQPLSPSSAYSSSTLPPSFVPSSSAAASAARSSSTRSPSICPSTKPLTSPTAARPPAQSQTTAEITLPTSANASTLPPASAFTPICPDSPRASSHSSSRHVPLTPPSSASPSSQAPQQAPRPSCNQLSLSSSHNSLEGEVQVSDIYFRASQDSVVEL; via the exons atggaggagaggactGCGGAAACCGGGGATGAGGGGACAGCGAGCGCGGCTCTGGCTGCCGGCCTCACCATCCAGCTCGACCAGGGAGACTCCG ATTCAACCAAGAAGTCTCAGACAACAGAG ATGCCGTCCCCATTTGGACTGGGCGCCGCTCATGAGAAGAAGATTGGCCACAGGAGGATTGATGCCTCTGGAGAGACAACATACAAGAAG ACAACCTCCTCTGCCTTGAAAGGAGCCATCCAGCTGGGTATTGGCTACACGGTTGGCAACCTCAGCTCCAAGCCTGAGAGAGATGTGCTGATGCAAGACTTCTATGTGGTTGAAAGCATCTTCTTCCCCAA TGAAGGCAGCAACCTCACACCGGCCCACCACTTCCCAGACTTCAGGTTTAAAACCTACGCTCCTGTGGCCTTCCGCTATTTCAGGGAGCTGTTTGGAATTCGACCTGACGACTACCTG TATTCTCTGTGTAACGAGGCACTTATCGAGTTGACCAATCCAGGAGCAAGTGGCTCCATATTCTACGTTACCCGTGACGACGAGTTCATCGTCAAAACTGTGCAGCACAAGGAAGCTGAGTTTCTACAGAAATTACTCCCTGGATACTATATG AACTTGAACCAGAACCCCCGAACCTTGCTGCCAAAATTCTTTGGCCTCTACTGCGTCCAGAGTGGAGGAAAGAACATCAGGGTCGTTGTGATGAACAATATCTTGCCACGCTCGGTGCGCATGCACCTCAAGTTCGACCTGAAGGGCTCCACGTACAAGAGGAGAGCGTCcaagaaggaaagagagaagtCCAAACCCACCTTTAAAGACTTGGACTTTATGAGCGACGTCCCTGAAGGCCTGATTTTGGACCAGGACACGTACAGTGCTCTGgtgaaaacactgcagagagACTGTTTG GTTCTGGAGAGTTTTAAGATCATGGACTACAGTTTGCTGCTTGGAGTCCACAACAAAACCCAAGCAGAAAGAGAATATCAGTCCCAGGGTTCACCTGCAGGCGGCGGGGATGAAAAGAGGCCTGCAGCCCAGAGAGCTCTGTATTCCACCGCTATGGAGTCTATACAGGGAAGCTCCACCTGCAGAGACACGCTTGACCACGATGACTC CATGGGTGGTATTCCAGCTGTGAGCAGTAAGGGAGAGCGCCTCCTGCTGTTCATCGGGATTATTGATATTCTGCAGTCCTACAG ACTGAGTAAGAAACTGGAGCACTCTTGGAAATCTCTTATCCATGATGGG GACACAGTGTCCGTTCACAGGCCTGGTTTCTACGCTGAGAGGTTCTACAAATTCTGTAGCGCCATTGTGTTCAAGAAGAGCAGCT CACTGCGATCCTCTCCGTCTAAGAGGGGCAGAGGGGCTCTGTCCATGTCCAAGTCCGGCGCTGGACCCAGTTCATCTGGACAACGACCCTCACTGAGTGAAGAGATGCAGGAAAACTTGGAGAACCTACGAGGAGCTCGCGGCTTCCCCACACTGGAGGAAAATG GGAGAGACCCACCCTGCACTCCTCCTTCATTTGAAGATGCCACCACGGCGTCTATTGCCACCACGCTTTCTTCGAACAACTCCTTACCCACCACCCCCTTCGATACACCAGAGCACCCGCGCTTCAGGAGACAGATGAATTCCCCAAATGTGGTCAG GTCACAAAAAGAGATAGTTGAGGTGCATGAGGAAAAGCAGGACACCATAACAGTGGAGGTGGAACTAAG CGAAATCCCCAAGAGCACGGAGCTCACACAGATAACAGAGATGACCTCTCCTGATCATCAGCCCCTTAGTCCGTCCTCAGcctactcctcctccaccctccctccttcctttgtTCCTTCCTCCTCCGCTGCCGCATCAGCCGCGAGGTCATCGTCCACACGTTCGCCGTCCATCTGTCCGTCCACCAAACCGCTCACCTCTCCCACAGCTGCTCGGCCTCCCGCGCAGTCTCAGACAACTGCCGAAATCACACTTCCCACCTCGGCGAACGCTTCCACGCTCCCTCCCGCCTCAGCGTTTACTCCCATCTGCCCTGACTCTCCTCGTGCCTCCTCCCACAGCTCCTCTCGCCACGTCCCGCTCacacctccctcctctgcttctccGAGCTCCCAGGCTCCTCAGCAGGCCCCACGCCCGTCGTGCAATCAGCTGTCTTTGTCCAGCAGCCACAACTCATTGGAAGGAGAGGTGCAAGTGTCTGACATCTACTTT CGGGCCAGTCAGGACAGCGTGGTAGAGTTATGA
- the LOC131465842 gene encoding phospholipid hydroperoxide glutathione peroxidase-like, which yields MRLLIVRAALVGLVTSRGILRTMCAQAVDWQSAKSIYEFSAKDIDGNEVSLEKYRGNVCIIVNVASKUGKTKVNYTQLARMHASYADEGLRILGFPCNQFGGQEPGTEAEIKEFAKGYNAEFDLFSKIEVNGDGAHPLWQWMKAQPKGKGMFGNAIKWNFTKFLINKEGQVVKRYGPTDDPTVVEKDLPTYM from the exons ATGCGGCTGTTGATAGTCAGAGCAGCGTTAGTAGGACTGGTGACGAGCAGAGGAATATTGAGAACCATG TGTGCTCAGGCGGTAGACTGGCAGAGTGCCAAGTCCATCTACGAGTTCTCCGCCAAAGATATTGATGGAAATGAAGTGTCCCTTGAGAAATACAG AGGAAACGTATGCATCATTGTAAATGTAGCCTCTAAATGAGGAAAGACCAAAGTGAACTACACTCAGCTAGCGAGAATGCACGCCTCCTATGCTGATGAGGGTTTACGTATCCTGGGCTTCCCATGCAACCAGTTTGGAGGACAG GAGCCTGGTACTGAGGCAGAGATCAAAGAGTTTGCTAAAGGTTACAATGCCGAGTTTGATCTCTTCAGTAAGATTGAGGTGAACGGAGACGGCGCTCACCCTCTGTGGCAGTGGATGAAAGCACAGCCGAAAGGCAAGGGGATGTTTGGAAA TGCCATCAAATGGAACTTCACAAAG TTTCTCATAAATAAAGAAGGACAAGTGGTGAAGCGATATGGTCCAACAGATGATCCCACT gTGGTGGAGAAGGACCTGCCCACGTATATGTAA